AGTGTTTTACGCAGCCGTAGGCAGAGTAAAATGTATCGAAGGGTAGTTCTTTAAGGTAATTAATCTTTAAAACGCCTAAAGGTTTCTCCAATATAATACCCTTCGATACATTTTTGAGGACAAAAACACTCAGGGCGAACGGAATGGGGAACTCTGCACGTATTTGCATCAAAACTCAACAGAACCTAGAGATTACTGTTTTTTGAAGAGCAACTTTTCGCAATATTCTTTTACAATTGGTCCAAATGTTGGATGTCGCAGTGCAACTTCAATATTTGCTTGTATCCATCCCAAAGGATTGCCAACATCATAGCGTGAAGTTTTCATAACATATGCAATAACACGTTCACCGTTGCGCATCATATCCGCAATACCATCGGTCAATTGAATTTCATTATTTGCACCAGGTGCAGTGTTTTCTAGAGAAGCAAAAATGCGTGGAGAAAGAACATAGCGACCAGCAAGTGCAAAATTTGATGGAGCTTGATCAACAGGTGGTTTTTCTATTAAGTGTTCAACTTCAAAGACACCATCTTCTAATTCTTGTTTAATTGAAATAATACCATATGATGAAACCTTTTCTTGGGGTACTTCTAACACTCCAATTACAGAAGCATTATATTTTTTTGCCACCGCAATAAGTTGAGTGAGTGCAGGAATTTCACCGATCATAATTTCATCAGGTAAAAAAATACCA
The DNA window shown above is from Candidatus Babeliales bacterium and carries:
- a CDS encoding UTP--glucose-1-phosphate uridylyltransferase produces the protein MSNNLFFIFAFALLAVQTSKGESSNMKIIKAVIPAAGLGTRFLPYTKAVPKEMLPILEKPSIQLIIEEGLASNITDFYVIANDDKPELQHHFSHNAKLESKLEKTGKSNLLNSINIIIDTAQFTFIPQPEPLGLGHAVLMAKEAIGNEYFGIFLPDEIMIGEIPALTQLIAVAKKYNASVIGVLEVPQEKVSSYGIISIKQELEDGVFEVEHLIEKPPVDQAPSNFALAGRYVLSPRIFASLENTAPGANNEIQLTDGIADMMRNGERVIAYVMKTSRYDVGNPLGWIQANIEVALRHPTFGPIVKEYCEKLLFKKQ